TGACGCTGTCCTTCGTACATTTGCTTCCAACATTAGCTTCTTCGCTGTTGCTAAATTCAAGCTTCGACTTGATTTTACTCCTGTGGCTGCGGGATAGGGACTTATGTGATTTGCTATCTCTTTTGTAAGGCTCTTCTGCGGCGCCTTTGGAGTTCGATTCCGCCTCTCTCGATGACAGCtgctttgaacttttctttttgtagatttttttttccatttctgtctcTTTTGATGCCGCCTTGACAGGGGCTTCTCGCTCACGATTGAGCGACGTGAAAGACTTGAACGGGTGATTCGCTTCCAAACTCGACGCGTCGATAGCCTCCAAATCTTCGGCATCCTTTTCATCATCTACAATTCGATTGCTGAAGTATCGCGTGTCTTGAGGACCAGATAGTGTGGGTACCAACGGAGGGGTCATATTAAGAAGTAGTGGCCAAGTGATTTTGCCAAAAAACGGGTGAGCTCGGATCTCTGTCGCGCCATGCTCCGATCCAAGCCTCTTTTTAGGATCATGTAGAAGCAACTTTCTAATCAAGTTCTTGCATTCTTTAGACACGCTCGAATGCTGACGGTCTGGAAATTTGAGCTGTGACTTTTCGATTTTGCTGAACGTATCATAACGATTGACTCCTCGAAACGGAGTAATTCCGTACAACATTTCGTACAAAAGAATGCCAAATGTCCACCAGTCTACAGACGCTCTATATCCCCTTCCCTTTATAACTTCTGGTGCTAAATATTCTTCAGTGCCGACAAAGCTATTGGTGACGAGCGATGGCTCGGCCACGAGTGCAACTGAATTCCCCATCATAGATTGAATTACGCGCACATTGACAGGCGTCACCGACGCCTTACACAAATCGAAATCAGTTAAACGTATGTGTCCACTCGCGTGCAGCAATATGTTCTCCGGCTTCAGATCTCGATAGATGAAGCCCATCATGTGCAAATACTCTAAGGCAAGTAGGACTTCTGCCGCATAAAACCGAATTTGGTCCTCTAAAATGATATAGGAGCGTTAAATCAGAACAGCTCCTATTTTATGTAAAAGTCAAGTCCTATAAATGTACCTGTCAGACACTTATTCGGTTGTGTCTATTGCAATCAATGCGAGCCGCCGTTAGTATATTTATCTGTCCGACGCACAAAATATtataacacacacgcacacatgcgtATGTACATATCCCCACTTCTCCAGATAGATTTCATTCTTTGGTCCTTTTCTCCCCTTCGATGTGCGGTCAAACACAAACAAGCGCCGGAATTCACCTTTGCGATAGGGCTCTGTTGAGGGTCTCTTCCTGCAATCTCACATAACGCATGATTTTTTTTCCCCGCGAACACAGCGCGTAAAAGCGTTGTACAATAAAACCCGTACCTGGATTGTCCTATAAAACTCCCCGCCAGCACAGTAGTCCATGACAAAGTAAAGTCGCGACCGAGTTTGAAATGAGTAATACAAGTTCACAATGAAAGGGTGGTTCGCTGTTGCCAGGATTTCTCGTTCTGTTAATACACGCTTAACCTACGCGTGTTATAAGTACCGCGTGATTCCGTTAGGAGTGAGACATACGTTTGTGTCTTGTTAAAAGATGCTCTAATGGAGCTGGGGTGTGAAATCTGAGTCCCTTAATGCATTTTCATACCTTGTTCTTCTGAATCATCTCGTCCTGCTTAAGCACTTTCATCGCGAATAGTTTGTCTGTATTCTTCAGTCGAACTAGATAAACCTTGCCTACTCCTCCTCTTCCCAAAATTCGGATCTTCTGAAAGTCCTTCGGCCCTTTTGAGGCGAAAGTTTGTCTAATCTCATTGATATTTTTAAATGCTCCACTCTGCTCGTCATAAGCGTTTTGCAGTTGAAGTGGCAGACTTTCCAGCGAGCCCACATTTTTTTTGGACTTTCTATGGGCCTTGTCGACTTCATGACAACTATGGCTAGACATATTTTGAAATTGGGAGTGTCCGAAATATTAGAATGAAGGCGGCGCGACTTGCAAGAAAACTTAACGCAGGTGTTGGGATAGGGAGCCGCCAAATGCTCTAAGATTCAGACAGCTTTATAGCTGGTTGAACAAAATACTAAAAAGAGCATAAAAAAATATTCTTAGACAATTGTGTCATTCTTCTAGCCCGCTTATCAGACATAACTAGTTTACCGTCTTACAACTTTACTTATTCCCCATTTATTGCGAAATTGAAGTATCAGATTGTTAGCTGGCGACTGTACTGCCTAAATAAATGGCTGTTTTCTCTACCGACGTGAAATACACAACTCGTTTTCCGTCATGCTAGAAGTTATTCCTTTTTTCGACCGTCAATTTGTTCTCGTAGTACATTGGGGATCTACGGGAAGATGGCTGGTAATCGAGCAGGTGGCTCAACTCGTTTTTGGCTGGTCAGAAGAACGGCTGCGCTACAAACTTCTCTATGACTCCATGTCCGAGTCACGTGCATGCAAGATTGTCAGGGTCAGCGAAAAACAGTTTCTTAGAAGGCTTGTGAAGCTGGGTGCCGTCGGAGACTCGCGCGAATGGACTCACTTAGTTCACTTGCAAAGCATGAGTGCATTTCTGAAAAATTTTGCAAAACGCTCCAGATTCACTCTCTTTTATGACATCCTTACTCAGTTACAGTGGAAAAGGTATTGTTCGTGACCCCTTTTCTCCATATTCGCCCGTTAAATAACTCAGAATTGTCTCAGCAATCCACTCAAAAAGCGCACTCTGTCCCCCATGAGCAAAAAATACGTCGCTTCATTGCAAACTTGGAAGTGCGCCCATTGTCAAGAACCCCTCCCTTCAAGGTAACGTTCAATCGCGTGTCCAATGCGTCCACCTTGTCTTGTTTTGTACCCAACCTAACTCCGCTTTTTTCCAGGTTTGAAGTCGATCATCTGATCCCCTGGTCCGAAGGCGGAACGGATGATCTGGACAATCTACAGGCGCTCTGTCCAAATTGCCATGCACACAAAACGGAACTAGATAGACAAGTGATCAAGCACGAAAACTGGTTTTCTACTCCGGACAAAATTTCGAAAATGACTTCGCCCACGTACAGAGTATCTCCCAGTTTTTGTCACAAACCTGCGCCGCCACCTCTGATATCCCCTTTGCGTAGCCAATCTACAGCGTTAAATCCTGTGGGCTCTGAAAATGGCGACACCGCCTGTCGTTCGCCGCGACAGGCGTTATCTCCTGTGAGCGCGAACGCCCATCGCTCGATACCTATTTCACACAGTAAGACCCTCCCCTTCTACGCTCTTAGTGGTTCTGAGTCGAAATTGTACGTACCCCCCAAATAATTTGCTCTACATTTTCTCACGGGCgacttatcaaaaaaaaaaaaatgacttgtaGCAACAACTCCGACCCCTTCGTTATGATGACTCCCATTCGAAATCCTATCTCCGGTACATGCTCTACTCGACCATACGGGGACTCAAGTGCAGTCACGCCCGCCACCTCCAAGAAAAGCTGCTACTTCCCACTCAATTCCTGGAGCGATCAAAAGAGTAACTACGTAGACGATCTGCAAAAAAAACAGTCGCTCTCAAGACAGTCTAAAAAGTCCTACAGTGCTTACTAACTTTTATTACTATGTACCTATGTACGGTCGCCTTCGTCTGGTACCACAATACTGATGGCCACGTCGTCTCGGAAGGTTTTTGTATGTAACATAGACCCAGTTGTATATACGATTAAGAGACTCTTTTTTTTACCTTTACATGGATCAGTAAATCCCGCGAGTTTGGCTTTCGATGTTGCCGGCAGGGTCAGTGAACGTCCGCCTTCTTGTTTGACCAAGTTCTGAAGTGCTAAAGTAACGTCGATACAGTATTCTTCTCTGCCTAAGTCGCCGTAGGTAGCAGAAATGATCACCAAGCTCTGCTTTAACATTTCACCTTTGATTTCGATATGTATTCCCTCGTCCAACATGTCCTGGAGCAAAAGGGTCTCGATCGTCTCTAGCATCTCTTTGAGCCACAACGCGCAGATCCTTTCGCTTTCAAAATGTAAAGTTGCATCACAATCAGGATTGGTGCCCGTTTTGTCCCAGATATAAATGCTCCTTCTGTGCTTTTTCTTAGAGATGACACCAACGTTCTTCAACATAAAATGCTCTATATAAATGTATGGGGGTGGCGCGCCGTTTTTGGACGCTCTCGCAACGACCAGCATGTTATTGAACAAGAAGCACTTTGTCCAAATTTTTTCCCCTCGTTCAAGCTGCAAAAACTCCTCGGTGATGTAGATGCTGGCATTGTCGGACAACAGCTGCGAGACCCTTTGCTGGGAGGGGCCCATTTGCGCGTAAACAGCCTGCAATCGCTTATTGTTGTCGAATTTTCGTTTCTGCTCGTTGATGGTTGCGCAAAGCTCATTTACGCGCTCCAACGCCTCAACGAGCGCGTTGTAATCGAAGTAGACTGCATCGGCGTAACTGATCAGCTGTTTCAGAAGCAATACGTATCGAGGTATCCTCTGAACCGGCATGACGAGCAGAGCGAGCAGATTCAGGAGCTGCTGAGACACTTCGATGCATTTATTTTCAAGCTCTACGTATCTTGGATCTTGATGAAgtctgctcagtagctcggtgacactgtcaaaattaattatgtaatctGAATATACAAGCATGTCGTCCGCGTATTTGATGAAAACCTCGCTGAAAGTTTTTTTTGGCCATTGTTCCAAACAAGTTCGGAACTCGGACACCAGTTTTTTGGAAAGTGTGTATATAGGATCCAGCTTGGAAAATATAGTGTTGATCTCATCGTATGTCAAAACCGGATTTCTCAACTCCAACTGGGCTCGGTACGGAATGTAAAAATACCTGTAAACGATCTCGATTGACTCCATATAGCTGACTTCTGTATCGTAAATTTCCTTCGAAACGCACAAAAAGTGATTCAACTTGTCTTCTGCTATTTCCTTCTTTTTCAGTTCTATCTGCGCAACCAAATGCCTGCGTATAACTCGTTGTAAATACTCGATTTTCTCCGAGTTGTAGCGACTCAGGTCGACCTTCCCGACATCCGGTGCAGGCGGCACGGGAAGCGCCCGGTCGACCGGTCTAGGCGGCAAAGAAGGCACCTTGGACGGCTCTTCTGTCCGCACTGGAGTACACGGCGTTTCTCGAGGTACCCTGGGCGCTTCCGTTTCAGATTTGAGGACAGACAGAACTCTCGCGCCATCGGTGGTGCCCTGTCCGAAGAGTTTGATTTCCTCCAGCTGGTTGATCAGATGCTTCGTCTGTACATGGACGGCCGTCGCCCTCTTCATCACTATGATAAACTCTGGCTTTCGGTACAGCGGCAAGTCGCGATCCAAGGAGTCGCTGTTCGTTACCAATTTGTGCGAAATGGATATGAACAACCTCACGCACTCGGTTAGGTTATTGATGTTTGTAGAAATAGAGGCGTGAACTTGCTCATTAATGTTCAAAACGTTCCTTTGGATTACTGTTTTGAGCGTGTGCTGTGTTTTGTCCAAGTGCGCCAGAAGGTCGTTGAAGAACATCCTTTCGTCAGAATTAGTTACGGCCAGCTGGCTGCTAAACTGAGACACTAAATTGGTTATTCGCAATATGTTAGAAGTGACGACTTTGGCCGTGTCGATAAGTGCCGAGTAAAAACTGCCATGCAGCCGCTTTTGCTGTTCTGAAAACCTGATGGTCTTTTCTTCTTTGGTGAGAGGCTGTTTCGCCTGAGGAGTTCCCAACTTTGTTCGATCCTCTAACCGGTCTTGTCTCATCTCTATAGCCTTCTCGTCTTTAAGCAGATTGCCCTGAATCTCGAAGTCATTTCTCCAACTTTCGATCAATTCGTCGTTGTTGACAACAGACAGTGGCGAAACAATTGATTTCTCGGCGACAGATGAACGAGATTCTCGGTTTGGTGCTCGGCTGCTTTTCGAACTTTGTGACGCTTTTTCTATCTCCATCTGGCGCATAAATATGTTGTGATTGTTGACGTCAGGCAATTGCGGAATGCTCAACTTTCCGGAGACAGATGCGTGGCGTTCTTGGTTCAGCGCTCGGTTACTTCTCGAACTTTCTTGCGACGTTTCTTCCAGTTTCATTTGCTGCATGAATAGATTGTGTTGCGCGTTGTTCACCTCACGATATACGTCTCGAGGTTTCGAATCTCTTTCTTCCGCGCTTTTTTTACCCTGCGACTGGTCCTGTGAAGCAGTCGACTTCGTCGACGATGAGGAGGGTTGCTGACTAACGCGAAGCGTTTCCGGTGACTTTCGGCGTTGAGGGTCCTCCTGCTTCGAGATACCATCTTCGTGCGAAAGTGCAGCTCGAGCCGGCTCTGATTTCAAATGGTCCGGAATTCGAGCAGCGGGATTCAGGTTCGCATAGCTTGGTCCGGGGCAGAGGCTCGCATCACCTGTGCTGCCCGATGCACCATCTTGCGTCCGATCGGTGCGGCTTTGGTAGAAGTTGAAAGGTCGGTTCTGGTTCTGAACTGCGACAGGGGGGCTAGAAAAGGTGCGCTGGAGAGGTACGTTACTCGTCACGCGACCAGAATCCATCCATCTAAACGAATTCTGGCCCCCGAGTTGGGAACCTACATCTTCATACCGCGGCGGATACTGATGACCATTTAAATCCAAGTTTCTCGAGGACCGAAACGTAGCTGTCGAATACGGATAGCGCCTATCTTGATCAGGATTTTTTGTGTATGAGGTATTACTGAGCTGGCGTGGATAAACGGTCACGGGCGACACAGGTCGACGCGTATCCTCAATGAAAGAAACAGGTCTATAGGCGTCGGCAGAATTGAAGGTCGGTTCGTTCGAGACATAAGACGCTGCAGCCGGTTGGCAAAAACTAGCAGGATCCGACGCTTGCGAGGGACACCCGTCGAGAAACGACGAAACACCGCTATTGCCAGGCCAGGACGGGTTGGCAGCTTGGTACGTCACGGGCTGACCAGACGGCGCAAACATGGGCCTGGCATCAGCGGGAGCATTGACAGAAGTGCATATGACATAATTCTGATTCACGTTATCCGCCAGGCTGTTGGGCGTCGGAGCTACGTTGACATGCGTTGGTGCCGGCGCAACGCCGCTATACAAAGGGCCGGGTGCCTGATACAGCAGAGGTGGCTGAACCTGCGGGTTTTGGATAACGTATGATTGACCAAGGTTCGCATAACTAGGATTGACAGTACTGTATATTGGATTAGACAGAACAGATCGGGAAATGTGTTCTGATTTCACTACAGGAGTTACATTTACGTTCAAATTCTCTATGGGGGGCGCTTTCAAGCGCGTTCGGCAAATTGACGGTCCAAAGGGTTAGAAATCAACAAAGGAGGTCACGCGCATAAAAGACAAGATAAAGAAGGGCTGGCTGAAGAGCAGAACGCTCTCTCAAAGCGGATCTGACGCCCTCCTGCGGCATTTAAAAAAACCCGTAATAATTCAGCATTTAAGTCGCATCGCGAATTGTATTTTTCTACGAACCATAATAGTACGGGAATTGCATTGACGTATTTATTCTATCTTACGGATATCCTATATGCTTGCATTGGACAAAAGAAAGCAGAATTAGCAACTGAAACATTTGTTTctataaaaacatttaaaacactatTGCTGAAACATCTTAGCGCTCGAATAATTAGGCACCTGACTCTGTCAATTCTGTTAATCAAACGAAACGACGATTAGGTGACTGTAAGTAGGTATAGCGGTGCTTTGCGTGTGCACGCGGATCAACTGAAATCAATTCTGTATTCGAATTTCTGGTACAGAATAGATTTTGAAAAAGCGACATTTATTCTCAAGCCACGGGCTCGAGCAAAATGCGTTCTTATACTTGGCCCCGCGAATGACTAGAACATAGTAATGCTGGAGCAAAGCGTCTGAATTTTGTTAGCGGGCGTCGCGCTTTTGTGTGGTTGTAATTTAACTATCAAAAGAAGTTGACACACAGCCACCAAATATCTGACGCTCATCTGCGCACAAAACACACGTCGTGCTCGCGCCAGCACACATACTTCGGTTAGAGCTGCCCCGGACCTCGCGTCGAATTTGTTTTTCACATTGAATCTGAAGAGCAATTTAATTGGTAAGTTGCAGTCACAGCACTTTTCGAAATTACTCACCTGCCACCCAACGGGGAGCGATTACCGAGAAAATTATACCGAGGCACCTGAGCAAAAACAGAAACTCTACATCGATCAGATACCAGCCGTTAATAAATTTTTAACGCGCAGAACTTTTGTCAGGTACGTTTTAGACCAACTTAATAAACACATAGATCGAAAAGTATTTCCTACCACCTATAGAGTGACCAACCGAAGACAGAGTAATCAGCGTAAGATACGTATAATTCAAAGCGACATGACCGCTAATGTCTTGAAGACACAAATAGGGTTCTCCGTGCTGAAAGCGCTCTAAAAGCGGGGAGCCGCTGACACATTCATACCAGCTTTCAGATCCGATCGTAGGATGAAGCCTAGCGCGCTGTCCACACGACAGCCGCTTCAATTACAAATCAATCTGATACACACCTGCGCACATAATCCCCCACCTTTCAATCAAATCACTCGCACATGAATGCGGTTCGCGACTCTGGAATTCGCCTGGCGCCTACCGCAGCGGATGTCCGTGTCGAGACCAGCAACTGGCCTATCCTGAACAGTTCAACCGACCAGAGGCGGAATCATGTGTTATTCGCCACCCATGCCAATCAGTCCCGCTATACACACTGCCGGGGTGCCCCCAGCACAAAGTTTTTTCATTAAGACTGATCCCTTGCTCAAAAAACAAGGACCTCACAATTCATTGCTTCTAAGTTCATTTTATTCAGCCGCGTCGTACACTCTTTTTTCACTCAGAAAGCGGTTTTATTCTGTATAAAACAGCTAGACCCACtggtttctgttgagcaatacaatgTTCATAGGCTTAGGTAGTCAACTAGCTCAGCAGAACATATATTTAGTCCAACCAGCGGATAATTTAGGCACCGTGTAGTTTGATGTAATCCTTGCTGACGATACCCTCCGACACAAGAAAAT
The Schistocerca gregaria isolate iqSchGreg1 unplaced genomic scaffold, iqSchGreg1.2 ptg000818l, whole genome shotgun sequence genome window above contains:
- the LOC126322605 gene encoding uncharacterized protein LOC126322605 gives rise to the protein MSSHSCHEVDKAHRKSKKNVGSLESLPLQLQNAYDEQSGAFKNINEIRQTFASKGPKDFQKIRILGRGGVGKVYLVRLKNTDKLFAMKVLKQDEMIQKNKVKRVLTEREILATANHPFIVNLYYSFQTRSRLYFVMDYCAGGEFYRTIQTQPNKCLTEDQIRFYAAEVLLALEYLHMMGFIYRDLKPENILLHASGHIRLTDFDLCKASVTPVNVRVIQSMMGNSVALVAEPSLVTNSFVGTEEYLAPEVIKGRGYRASVDWWTFGILLYEMLYGITPFRGVNRYDTFSKIEKSQLKFPDRQHSSVSKECKNLIRKLLLHDPKKRLGSEHGATEIRAHPFFGKITWPLLLNMTPPLVPTLSGPQDTRYFSNRIVDDEKDAEDLEAIDASSLEANHPFKSFTSLNREREAPVKAASKETEMEKKIYKKKSSKQLSSREAESNSKGAAEEPYKRDSKSHKSLSRSHRSKIKSKLEFSNSEEANVGSKCTKDSVIASSGSQDSDCLIDQKSVVLQKPPHKR
- the LOC126322603 gene encoding uncharacterized protein LOC126322603 — translated: MLEVIPFFDRQFVLVVHWGSTGRWLVIEQVAQLVFGWSEERLRYKLLYDSMSESRACKIVRVSEKQFLRRLVKLGAVGDSREWTHLVHLQSMSAFLKNFAKRSRFTLFYDILTQLQWKSNPLKKRTLSPMSKKYVASLQTWKCAHCQEPLPSRFEVDHLIPWSEGGTDDLDNLQALCPNCHAHKTELDRQVIKHENWFSTPDKISKMTSPTYRVSPSFCHKPAPPPLISPLRSQSTALNPVGSENGDTACRSPRQALSPVSANAHRSIPISHSKTLPFYALSGSESKFNNSDPFVMMTPIRNPISGTCSTRPYGDSSAVTPATSKKSCYFPLNSWSDQKSNYVDDLQKKQSLSRQSKKSYSAY
- the LOC126322602 gene encoding rac guanine nucleotide exchange factor JJ-like isoform X2 is translated as MQFPYYYAPPIENLNVNVTPVVKSEHISRSVLSNPIYSTVNPSYANLGQSYVIQNPQVQPPLLYQAPGPLYSGVAPAPTHVNVAPTPNSLADNVNQNYVICTSVNAPADARPMFAPSGQPVTYQAANPSWPGNSGVSSFLDGCPSQASDPASFCQPAAASYVSNEPTFNSADAYRPVSFIEDTRRPVSPVTVYPRQLSNTSYTKNPDQDRRYPYSTATFRSSRNLDLNGHQYPPRYEDVGSQLGGQNSFRWMDSGRVTSNVPLQRTFSSPPVAVQNQNRPFNFYQSRTDRTQDGASGSTGDASLCPGPSYANLNPAARIPDHLKSEPARAALSHEDGISKQEDPQRRKSPETLRVSQQPSSSSTKSTASQDQSQGKKSAEERDSKPRDVYREVNNAQHNLFMQQMKLEETSQESSRSNRALNQERHASVSGKLSIPQLPDVNNHNIFMRQMEIEKASQSSKSSRAPNRESRSSVAEKSIVSPLSVVNNDELIESWRNDFEIQGNLLKDEKAIEMRQDRLEDRTKLGTPQAKQPLTKEEKTIRFSEQQKRLHGSFYSALIDTAKVVTSNILRITNLVSQFSSQLAVTNSDERMFFNDLLAHLDKTQHTLKTVIQRNVLNINEQVHASISTNINNLTECVRLFISISHKLVTNSDSLDRDLPLYRKPEFIIVMKRATAVHVQTKHLINQLEEIKLFGQGTTDGARVLSVLKSETEAPRVPRETPCTPVRTEEPSKVPSLPPRPVDRALPVPPAPDVGKVDLSRYNSEKIEYLQRVIRRHLVAQIELKKKEIAEDKLNHFLCVSKEIYDTEVSYMESIEIVYRYFYIPYRAQLELRNPVLTYDEINTIFSKLDPIYTLSKKLVSEFRTCLEQWPKKTFSEVFIKYADDMLVYSDYIINFDSVTELLSRLHQDPRYVELENKCIEVSQQLLNLLALLVMPVQRIPRYVLLLKQLISYADAVYFDYNALVEALERVNELCATINEQKRKFDNNKRLQAVYAQMGPSQQRVSQLLSDNASIYITEEFLQLERGEKIWTKCFLFNNMLVVARASKNGAPPPYIYIEHFMLKNVGVISKKKHRRSIYIWDKTGTNPDCDATLHFESERICALWLKEMLETIETLLLQDMLDEGIHIEIKGEMLKQSLVIISATYGDLGREEYCIDVTLALQNLVKQEGGRSLTLPATSKAKLAGFTDPCKGKKKSLLIVYTTGSMLHTKTFRDDVAISIVVPDEGDRT
- the LOC126322602 gene encoding rac guanine nucleotide exchange factor JJ-like isoform X1, producing MFAPSGQPVTYQAANPSWPGNSGVSSFLDGCPSQASDPASFCQPAAASYVSNEPTFNSADAYRPVSFIEDTRRPVSPVTVYPRQLSNTSYTKNPDQDRRYPYSTATFRSSRNLDLNGHQYPPRYEDVGSQLGGQNSFRWMDSGRVTSNVPLQRTFSSPPVAVQNQNRPFNFYQSRTDRTQDGASGSTGDASLCPGPSYANLNPAARIPDHLKSEPARAALSHEDGISKQEDPQRRKSPETLRVSQQPSSSSTKSTASQDQSQGKKSAEERDSKPRDVYREVNNAQHNLFMQQMKLEETSQESSRSNRALNQERHASVSGKLSIPQLPDVNNHNIFMRQMEIEKASQSSKSSRAPNRESRSSVAEKSIVSPLSVVNNDELIESWRNDFEIQGNLLKDEKAIEMRQDRLEDRTKLGTPQAKQPLTKEEKTIRFSEQQKRLHGSFYSALIDTAKVVTSNILRITNLVSQFSSQLAVTNSDERMFFNDLLAHLDKTQHTLKTVIQRNVLNINEQVHASISTNINNLTECVRLFISISHKLVTNSDSLDRDLPLYRKPEFIIVMKRATAVHVQTKHLINQLEEIKLFGQGTTDGARVLSVLKSETEAPRVPRETPCTPVRTEEPSKVPSLPPRPVDRALPVPPAPDVGKVDLSRYNSEKIEYLQRVIRRHLVAQIELKKKEIAEDKLNHFLCVSKEIYDTEVSYMESIEIVYRYFYIPYRAQLELRNPVLTYDEINTIFSKLDPIYTLSKKLVSEFRTCLEQWPKKTFSEVFIKYADDMLVYSDYIINFDSVTELLSRLHQDPRYVELENKCIEVSQQLLNLLALLVMPVQRIPRYVLLLKQLISYADAVYFDYNALVEALERVNELCATINEQKRKFDNNKRLQAVYAQMGPSQQRVSQLLSDNASIYITEEFLQLERGEKIWTKCFLFNNMLVVARASKNGAPPPYIYIEHFMLKNVGVISKKKHRRSIYIWDKTGTNPDCDATLHFESERICALWLKEMLETIETLLLQDMLDEGIHIEIKGEMLKQSLVIISATYGDLGREEYCIDVTLALQNLVKQEGGRSLTLPATSKAKLAGFTDPCKGKKKSLLIVYTTGSMLHTKTFRDDVAISIVVPDEGDRT